A genomic segment from Aegilops tauschii subsp. strangulata cultivar AL8/78 chromosome 1, Aet v6.0, whole genome shotgun sequence encodes:
- the LOC109752875 gene encoding phospholipase D alpha 2 → MAHLRLHGTIDATIVGADNLHDRSRHTGKVPGFLGNIVQGVQETTGLGKGLPRMYAAIFLGSACVARTRTIAVPAAGSARWNEPLRAYCAHHAADVVISVMIEQLGLDGDTVLGRAYLPARELLSDDTTIDRWFDVLGTNRKKLPDGPKIHVQISFRDVADQGLAWGGGVGGGGSFGVPRTFFSQRPGCRVTLYQDAHASEEFEPKIQLDGGGLYKPGHCWEDLYDAISNARHLVYITGWSVFPHITLLRERDGKQETLGELLKRKAGEGVQVLMLVWNDVSSIDGLLAGLMDTRDEQTANYFQGSRVQCVLCPRNMYVRGHIFDAKTDTFVYSHHQKAIVVDQELPPLSSGSDGRRQIVSFLGGLDVCHGRYDTQSHSLFRTLGAGQPHGDDFSQVNFSDEDATLGKGGPREPWHDIHAKVEGPVAWDVLHNFEQRWRKKGGGDKEQLVDLAALEGKVAPASWAVTLPGDQEAWNVQLFRSIDNIDTVGFPDSMEAAFKAGLLQDKHRVYERSIQDAYIHAIRAAKSFIYIENQYFIGSSFQWKSHDGIDPGDVGACQLIPRELSLKIVRKIEDGERFAVYIVVPMWSEGAPTGRYRQAMLDNQRRTMALMYDDIAVALQAKRIDANPSDYLTFFCLGNREASNPKGGEYQPPHRPQDGTDYARAQMARRFMIYVHSKMMIVDDEYIIVGSANLNERSMAGYRDSEIAIGAYQPHRITSGAELAKGHVHGFRMSLWHEHLGKTHDDFLRPESLECVQRVNKMADEYWSLYVGDQLPEDLPGHLLTYPVSVDKAGNVSAVTGFEFFPDTEARVLGEPTGIKDYFLST, encoded by the exons ATGGCGCATCTGCGGCTCCACGGCACCATCGATGCTACCATCGTGGGGGCTGACAACCTCCATGATCGCTCGCGCCACACCGGCAAGGTCCCCGGTTTCCTCGGCAAT ATTGTGCAAGGTGTCCAGGAGACGACGGGTTTGGGCAAGGGCCTGCCGCGGATGTACGCGGCCATCTTCCTCGGCAGTGCATGCGTCGCCCGGACGCGTACCATCGCCGTCCCTGCCGCCGGAAGCGCGCGGTGGAACGAGCCGCTCCGCGCCTACTGCGCCCACCACGCGGCCGACGTCGTCATCTCCGTCATGATCGAGCAGCTCGGCCTCGACGGCGACACCGTCCTCGGCCGCGCCTACCTGCCCGCCCGGGAGCTCCTCAGCGACGACACAACCATCGACCGCTGGTTCGACGTCCTTGGCACCAACAGGAAGAAGCTCCCGGATGGGCCCAAGATACACGTGCAGATCAGCTTCCGCGACGTCGCCGACCAAGGCCTGGCGTGGggcggcggcgttggcggcggcggcagcttcGGGGTGCCCCGCACCTTCTTCTCGCAGAGGCCGGGGTGCAGGGTCACCCTGTACCAGGACGCGCACGCGTCCGAGGAGTTCGAGCCCAAGATCCAGCTCGACGGCGGCGGGCTCTACAAGCCTGGGCACTGCTGGGAGGACCTGTACGACGCCATCAGCAACGCACGGCACCTGGTGTACATCACCGGCTGGTCGGTGTTCCCCCACATCACGCTCCTACGGGAGCGGGACGGCAAGCAGGAAACTCTTGGCGAGCTCCTGAAGCGCAAGGCCGGCGAGGGCGTGCAAGTGCTCATGCTGGTGTGGAACGACGTCTCCTCCATCGATGGCTTGCTCGCCGGCCTCATGGACACCAGGGACGAGCAGACGGCCAACTACTTCCAGGGCAGCCGCGTGCAGTGCGTCCTCTGCCCGAGGAACATGTACGTCAGAGGCCACATCTTCGACGCCAAGACGGACACGTTCGTCTACAGCCACCACCAGAAGGCCATCGTCGTGGACCAGGAGCTGCCGCCTTTGTCGTCGGGCTCGGACGGCCGCCGCCAgatcgtcagcttcctcggcggccTCGACGTGTGCCATGGACGCTACGACACGCAGTCCCACTCCCTGTTCAGGACGCTGGGCGCGGGGCAGCCGCACGGCGACGACTTCAGCCAAGTCAACTTCAGCGACGaggacgccacgctcggcaagggCGGGCCCAGGGAGCCATGGCACGACATCCACGCCAAGGTCGAGGGCCCCGTCGCGTGGGACGTGCTCCACAACTTCGAGCAGCGCTGGAGGAAGAAAGGCGGCGGCGACAAGGAGCAACTGGTCGACCTCGCAGCCCTCGAGGGCAAGGTCGCGCCGGCCTCGTGGGCGGTCACGCTCCCCGGCGACCAGGAGGCGTGGAATGTGCAGCTCTTCCGGTCCATCGACAACATCGACACCGTGGGCTTCCCCGACTCCATGGAGGCCGCCTTCAAGGCCGGTCTCCTCCAGGACAAGCACCGGGTGTACGAGAGGAGCATCCAGGACGCCTACATCCACGCCATACGTGCCGCCAAAAGCTTCATCTACATCGAGAACCAGTACTTCATCGGCAGCTCCTTCCAGTGGAAGTCCCACGACGGCATAGACCCGGGGGACGTCGGGGCGTGCCAGCTGATCCCCAGAGAGCTCTCGCTCAAGATCGTGAGGAAGATCGAGGACGGCGAACGCTTCGCGGTCTACATCGTGGTGCCCATGTGGTCCGAAGGCGCCCCTACGGGCCGATACAGGCAGGCGATGCTGGACAACCAGAGGAGGACGATGGCGTTGATGTACGACGACATCGCCGTTGCGCTGCAGGCCAAGAGGATAGACGCCAACCCAAGTGACTACCTTACCTTCTTCTGCTTAGGGAACCGGGAGGCAAGCAACCCGAAGGGCGGCGAGTACCAGCCTCCGCACCGCCCGCAGGACGGGACGGACTATGCCAGGGCGCAGATGGCACGCCGGTTCATGATCTACGTTCACTCCAAGATGATGATAG TTGATGACGAGTACATCATTGTCGGATCTGCCAACCTCAACGAGCGGTCCATGGCGGGGTACAGGGACAGCGAGATCGCTATCGGCGCGTACCAGCCGCACCGCATCACCAGTGGCGCCGAGCTCGCCAAGGGGCACGTCCATGGCTTCCGGATGTCGCTCTGGCACGAGCACCTCGGCAAGACGCACGATGACTTCCTGCGCCCGGAAAGCCTAGAGTGCGTGCAGAGGGTCAACAAGATGGCCGATGAGTACTGGAGCCTCTACGTCGGCGACCAGCTGCCGGAAGACCTCCCAGGCCACCTGCTCACCTACCCCGTCTCGGTAGACAAGGCCGGCAATGTCTCAGCGGTCACGGGATTTGAATTCTTCCCTGACACAGAGGCTCGCGTGCTTGGTGAGCCAACGGGAATAAAAGATTATTTTCTGAGCACATAG